A window of Roseovarius sp. THAF27 contains these coding sequences:
- a CDS encoding DUF2190 family protein, protein MQNYVQPGASLTLPASEDVTSGRGILIGTVFGIAQHDADSGDDVSILRHGVVTHAKTSAQAWTVGAKLYWDDTNKVFTTTASGNTLVGAAGAAAANPSATGTVILDGAVR, encoded by the coding sequence ATGCAGAACTATGTTCAACCGGGCGCAAGCCTGACCCTGCCCGCGTCGGAGGATGTCACCTCGGGCCGCGGGATCCTGATCGGCACCGTCTTTGGGATTGCGCAGCATGACGCGGATTCCGGCGATGACGTGTCGATCCTTCGCCATGGCGTCGTGACCCATGCCAAGACCAGCGCGCAAGCCTGGACGGTGGGCGCGAAGCTTTACTGGGACGACACCAACAAGGTCTTCACGACCACGGCCAGCGGTAACACGCTGGTGGGGGCCGCCGGCGCGGCGGCGGCCAACCCGTCGGCGACCGGCACGGTGATCCTGGACGGCGCAGTCCGGTAA
- a CDS encoding phage tail tube protein: MAKSAGRNYLVKKNGTTIASVRQKSVNWSSQMIDVTTDDDTGDTTYLADVLTGKALECSVEGLTNDDVFSDIAFSTTDADKFLDDLTIERPNGDEISGTFILSAYTETGAYQDAVTFTATLTRSGAHTFAEA; this comes from the coding sequence ATGGCGAAGAGCGCGGGACGGAATTACCTGGTGAAGAAAAACGGCACGACCATCGCGTCGGTTCGGCAGAAGTCGGTTAACTGGTCGTCGCAGATGATCGACGTGACGACCGATGATGACACGGGCGACACGACCTATCTTGCGGACGTTCTGACCGGAAAGGCATTGGAGTGTTCAGTGGAAGGTCTGACCAACGACGACGTGTTCTCGGATATCGCGTTCTCGACCACCGACGCAGACAAGTTCCTGGACGATCTGACGATCGAACGACCCAACGGGGACGAGATCTCGGGCACGTTCATCCTGAGCGCCTATACCGAGACTGGTGCGTACCAGGATGCTGTGACTTTCACCGCGACGCTGACGCGCAGCGGTGCGCATACGTTCGCAGAGGCTTAA